The Acyrthosiphon pisum isolate AL4f unplaced genomic scaffold, pea_aphid_22Mar2018_4r6ur Scaffold_21017;HRSCAF=22803, whole genome shotgun sequence genome has a window encoding:
- the LOC103307747 gene encoding uncharacterized protein LOC103307747, whose translation MIERIQYLKEFIQIMIANDPKLKKISLNNSVWQKVEILVKTLLPAKLCTKKLQSEQLTLSDFYSTWISCKIETRTLENPFSNKLVKCMEYREQFIMNNKELLAAIFLDPRFKVTLNNKINSKDNHESMEDQMAESDNFEFNQNSDPLEQFLQERESVEVVTCSSQNSTSTFWKSMEDTYPELYILAKIVFAVPSTQVSVERLFSGLKFILSPYRSNITSKNLENQLIVRTNRLFEKKIITKEKKSMNKSENKDNNVNDFSELTSTCSISSTSGTDVNTIQITLSQRQPLLAELPECNKKFTLDLGDLNSGPIRPIY comes from the exons ATGATAGAGaggatacaatatttaaaagagtttatacaaattatgattGCAAATGAccccaaattaaaaaaaattagtttgaatAATTCTGTTTGGCAGAAAGTTGAAATTCTTGTAAAAACTTTATTACCGGCCAAACTTTGTACAAAAAAACTTCAAAGTGAACAATTGACATTGTCAGATTTTTATAGTACATGGATTTCGTGCAAAATTGAAACACGTACACTAGAGAATccattttctaataaattagtaaaatgtatGGAATATAGGGAACAATTTATCATGAATAATAAAGAGTTATTGGCAGCAATATTTCTAGATCCCCGTTTCAAGGTAACATTAA ataataaaataaactcaaaaGATAATCATGAAAGTATGGAAGACCAAATGGCTGAAAGTGATAATTTcgaatttaatcaaaattctgATCCTCTTGAACAATTTTTGCAAGAAAGAGAAAGCGTCGAAGTAGTAACATGTTCAAGCCAAAATTCTACTTCAAca TTTTGGAAATCAATGGAAGACACATACCCAGAATTGTATATACTTGCTAAAATAGTGTTTGCTGTGCCTTCCACACAAGTTAGCGTTGAGCGGCTATTTTCAGgacttaagtttattttatcgcCTTACAGGAGTAATATAACGtccaaaaatttagaaaaccaaCTAATAGTTCGAACAAATAGATTGTTTGAgaagaaaattataacaaaaga aAAGAAATCAATGAATAAAAGTGAAAACAAAGACAATAATGTCAACGATTTTTCTGAGCTCACTAGTACATGTAGTATCAGTAGTACAAGTGGTACTGATGTAAATACAATCCAAATAACTTTATCACAACGACAACCTCTTTTAGCTGAATTACCTGAATGCAACAAGAAATTTACTTTAGATCTTGGGGATTTAAATTCTGGACCGATAAGACCAatatattga